In one window of Oncorhynchus kisutch isolate 150728-3 linkage group LG16, Okis_V2, whole genome shotgun sequence DNA:
- the LOC109885972 gene encoding endonuclease domain-containing 1 protein-like, which translates to MMGVLSHLSTLLLLSLLPPALSHVVEKFSEVPQCKTFFLEGTTPNLPGILVGGTVQNQNRYKPICQKYNNIYRFATLYDTTNRIPVFSAYTFSGKVVGRPNQSWMIEPQLENIKDQSDMKVDNKAVKHQAVDTDYRNNNRGLDRGHLFPCSYAPDDAPKRSTFTLTNAVPQASSFNRGSWRSMECRVRKALELNCKDNNNKIKAYVLTGAVPSKNNKLNNRVNIPDLMWTAYCCYNSNLRKWVAQAHWGENQQEDKGKTLKPETLGALEKELNKVYNVGVEVFHNNCPRNVVLVDETGRNLEAVEEVEPGKKRVREGSGEGNGEGNIKMARASGELKDCDDEDGCDCDCDEK; encoded by the exons ATGATGGGGGTATTGAGtcatctctccactctcctcctcctctctctccttcctcctgctctctctcatgTAGTGGAGAAGTTCAGCGAAGTTCCACAGTGCAAGACATTCTTCCTGGAGGGGACAACTCCAAATCTCCCAGGTATTTTGGTTGGTGGGACAGTCCAGAACCAGAACCGCTACAAGCCGATTTGCCAGAAGTACAACAACATCTACAGGTTTGCAACTCTCTACGACACGACCAACAGGATCCCTGTGTTCTCAGCCTACACCTTCTCTGGTAAGGTAGTTGGTAGACCAAATCAGTCCTGGATGATCGAGCCCCAG CTTGAAAATATAAAGGACCAAAGTGACATGAAGGTGGATAATAAAGCTGTCAAACACCAGGCTGTGGACACAGACTACAGAAATAACAACCGGGGTCTGGACAGAGGTCACCTGTTCCCGTGTTCGTACGCACCTGATGATGCTCCCAAGAGGTCCACTTTCACCCTGACGAACGCCGTTCCCCAGGCAAGTTCCTTCAACCGAGGCAGCTGGAGGTCAATGGAGTGCAGAGTCAGAAAAGCTCTTGAGCTTAACTGTAAGGATAACAACAACAAGATAAAAGCCTATGTGTTGACTGGAGCAGTGCCCAGCAAGAACAACAAACTGAACAACAGAGTGAACATCCCAGATCTCATGTGGACAGCCTACTGCTGTTACAACAGCAACCTGAGAAAGTGGGTGGCCCAAGCACACTGGGGTGAGAACCAACAGGAAGACAAGGGGAAAACATTGAAACCGGAAACCTTGGGAGCACTCGAAAAGGAGTTGAACAAAGTCTACAATGTCGGAGTCGAGGTGTTTCACAATAATTGTCCAAGAAACGTTGTATTAGTGGACGAGACAGGGAGGAACTTAGAGGCTGTGGAAGAGGTTGAGCCGGGGAAAAAGAGGGTCAGGgaagggagtggagaggggaacgGAGAGGGGAACATAAAGATGGCGAGAGCATCAGGGGAGTTAAAGGATTGTGATGACGAGGATGGATGTGATTGTGACTGTGATGAAAAGTGA